A single region of the Plantactinospora soyae genome encodes:
- a CDS encoding Lrp/AsnC family transcriptional regulator, translated as MITAIVLIDCATDSIPEVAETLAAVPGVSEVYSVAGHVDLIAVIRVREFEQIAEVIAGRISKVPGVLGTESHIAFRAYSQHDLEEAFAIGLPEAD; from the coding sequence GTGATCACCGCGATCGTACTGATCGACTGCGCCACTGACTCGATCCCCGAGGTGGCCGAGACCCTGGCCGCCGTGCCCGGGGTCAGCGAGGTCTACTCCGTCGCCGGTCACGTCGACCTGATCGCCGTGATCCGGGTACGCGAGTTCGAGCAGATCGCCGAGGTGATCGCCGGACGGATCTCGAAGGTGCCCGGCGTACTCGGCACCGAGTCGCACATCGCCTTCCGCGCGTACTCCCAGCACGACCTGGAGGAGGCGTTCGCGATCGGCCTGCCCGAGGCGGACTGA
- a CDS encoding RelA/SpoT family protein: MDLDAGHGAALGSARPSEITLSKRLRALLSWPSAEDDPVTHLVRAHRAVHPSADVGVLRRSYAIAESMHRGQFRKSGEPYITHPLAVAQICAELGMDTVTLVAALLHDTVEDTRYTLQALTGDFGAEVAHLVDGVTKFDKAFYGKAAEAETIRKMIIAAGKDVRVLIIKLADRLHNMRTLDARSLASRARIARATQEVLVPLCDRLGIQALKRDLDDVVLRHLEPDAYARIDEHVSSRPGWAGYLDDVVGQARVVLRRDKIVAAVKPRPRHYYSIWKDTVAREQDMPFDLPRIVIVVDGADTDCYAALGSIHGLWRPVAGRFKDYIAAPKNNLYRSLHTTVIGPGERTVEVLIRTKTMDRAAEYGIAADFRYPKAVSDSANSAEQLDWLQRVLNWERTTTDPAQFLQSLRCDLAETQIQVFAEGRQVVLPAGSTPVDLAYELGPHRGDHCLAAKINGRLAPLSSELDEGDVIEIFSETDAHSEFDLAVAPPGPRREWLGFVKSPHAQMQIHRFFAEHQEPAISIIDKVRLGRATIGLTLRKHNRGLASDLPLRRLAEEQGYPDLETLLVAVVDRTIEPDAVVEQLIAMVDHQE; encoded by the coding sequence GTGGACCTCGACGCCGGCCACGGCGCCGCCCTGGGGAGCGCCCGACCGTCCGAGATCACGCTGAGCAAGCGGTTACGCGCGCTGCTCTCCTGGCCGTCCGCTGAGGACGATCCGGTCACCCATCTGGTCCGGGCCCACCGTGCCGTCCATCCGAGTGCCGACGTGGGCGTTCTGCGCCGCAGCTACGCCATCGCGGAGAGCATGCACCGGGGGCAGTTCCGCAAGAGCGGCGAGCCGTACATCACCCATCCGCTCGCGGTGGCGCAGATCTGCGCCGAGCTGGGCATGGACACGGTCACCCTGGTCGCCGCGCTGCTGCACGACACGGTGGAGGACACCCGGTACACCCTGCAGGCGCTGACCGGCGACTTCGGAGCCGAGGTCGCGCACCTGGTGGACGGGGTGACCAAGTTCGACAAGGCGTTCTACGGCAAGGCGGCCGAGGCCGAGACGATCCGCAAGATGATCATCGCCGCCGGCAAGGACGTCCGGGTGCTGATCATCAAGCTGGCGGACCGGCTGCACAACATGCGCACACTGGACGCCCGCTCGCTGGCCTCCCGGGCCCGGATCGCCCGAGCCACCCAGGAGGTGCTGGTCCCGCTCTGCGACCGGCTGGGCATCCAGGCCCTGAAGCGCGACCTGGACGACGTGGTCCTGCGGCACCTCGAGCCCGACGCGTACGCCCGGATCGACGAGCACGTCAGCAGCCGTCCGGGCTGGGCCGGCTATCTCGACGACGTGGTGGGCCAGGCCCGGGTGGTGCTCCGGCGGGACAAGATCGTGGCGGCGGTCAAGCCCCGGCCCCGGCACTACTACTCGATCTGGAAGGACACCGTCGCCCGGGAGCAGGACATGCCGTTCGACCTGCCCCGGATCGTCATCGTGGTGGACGGGGCGGACACCGACTGCTACGCCGCGCTCGGTTCGATCCACGGGCTCTGGCGGCCGGTTGCCGGGCGTTTCAAGGACTACATCGCCGCGCCGAAGAACAACCTCTACCGGTCGCTGCACACCACCGTGATCGGGCCGGGCGAGCGCACCGTCGAGGTGCTGATCCGGACCAAGACGATGGACCGGGCCGCCGAGTACGGCATCGCCGCCGACTTCCGCTATCCGAAGGCGGTCAGCGACTCCGCCAACAGCGCCGAACAGCTCGACTGGCTGCAACGGGTGCTCAACTGGGAACGGACCACCACCGATCCGGCGCAGTTCCTCCAGTCCCTGCGCTGCGACCTCGCCGAGACCCAGATCCAGGTCTTCGCCGAGGGCCGGCAGGTCGTACTCCCGGCCGGGTCCACACCGGTCGACCTGGCGTACGAGCTGGGCCCGCACCGGGGCGACCACTGCCTCGCCGCGAAGATCAACGGCAGGCTGGCCCCGCTCTCGTCTGAACTGGACGAGGGCGACGTGATCGAGATCTTCAGTGAGACCGACGCGCACAGCGAGTTCGACCTGGCGGTCGCCCCGCCGGGGCCCCGCAGGGAGTGGCTCGGCTTCGTCAAGTCACCGCACGCGCAGATGCAGATCCACCGGTTCTTCGCCGAGCACCAGGAACCGGCGATCTCGATAATCGACAAGGTCCGGTTGGGCCGGGCCACGATCGGGCTGACGCTGCGCAAGCACAACCGTGGGCTGGCCAGTGACCTGCCGCTGCGCCGGTTGGCCGAGGAGCAGGGCTATCCCGACCTGGAAACCCTGCTGGTCGCCGTCGTGGACCGGACGATCGAGCCGGACGCGGTGGTCGAGCAGCTCATCGCCATGGTCGACCATCAGGAATGA
- a CDS encoding NUDIX hydrolase, with translation MARRSPTRAIGYKVFYRLPIGVRRQLVRLAVPKYIVGAVTLVRDTEAAEPGRLLLLRQPSGKGWTLPAGLLQRREAPLVGAARELHEETGIDLPLEELQPAVPNAVVHAKGWVDMVFEARVPASTTELVVDGAEVYEAAWHPLDDLPRLSTATARLLAHYGMGPLAEPGSTSTRPPA, from the coding sequence ATCGCCCGCCGCTCGCCGACGCGTGCCATCGGCTACAAGGTCTTCTACCGCCTACCCATCGGAGTACGCCGGCAACTGGTCCGGCTGGCCGTGCCGAAGTACATCGTCGGCGCGGTCACCCTGGTCCGGGACACCGAGGCGGCGGAGCCCGGACGGCTCCTGCTGCTGCGCCAACCGTCCGGAAAGGGTTGGACGCTTCCGGCCGGTCTGCTGCAACGCCGTGAGGCACCGCTCGTCGGCGCCGCCCGCGAACTGCACGAGGAGACCGGCATCGACCTACCGCTGGAGGAACTCCAGCCCGCTGTGCCGAACGCCGTCGTACACGCCAAGGGCTGGGTCGACATGGTCTTCGAAGCCCGGGTTCCGGCCTCGACCACGGAACTGGTGGTCGACGGTGCCGAGGTGTACGAGGCCGCCTGGCATCCACTGGACGACCTGCCCCGGCTGAGTACCGCCACCGCCCGGCTGCTCGCCCACTACGGGATGGGGCCGCTCGCCGAGCCCGGCTCGACCAGTACCCGACCACCGGCATGA
- a CDS encoding response regulator, which produces MSDRLYTVLLYSDDPEVRDRMRSAVGTRPAADLRVEFVDAASYDECIRLVDEYEIDLLLLDGEATPSGGLGIARQIKDDRDDPPPTCVVIARAADRWLAAYAQVDATLVHPLDPVTTGQTVAGLLRARASGASALS; this is translated from the coding sequence ATGAGCGATCGTCTATACACCGTCCTGCTCTACAGCGACGACCCGGAGGTCCGGGACCGGATGCGGTCCGCGGTCGGCACCCGGCCGGCGGCCGATCTTCGCGTCGAGTTCGTCGACGCGGCCAGCTACGACGAGTGCATCCGGCTGGTCGACGAGTACGAGATCGACCTGTTGCTGCTCGACGGCGAGGCGACCCCGTCCGGTGGGCTCGGCATCGCCCGGCAGATCAAGGACGACCGGGACGACCCCCCGCCGACCTGCGTGGTGATCGCCCGGGCCGCGGACCGCTGGCTCGCGGCCTACGCACAGGTCGACGCCACGCTGGTGCATCCGCTCGACCCGGTGACCACCGGCCAGACCGTGGCCGGCCTGCTGCGTGCCCGCGCCAGCGGGGCCAGCGCGCTCTCCTAG
- a CDS encoding DUF4142 domain-containing protein: MLVVKRLGVLVSMVVLGLAPAGAAYSAAAPSATPSATPSTALSAQDRQFLQSMHQVNLAEIATGNLAKQKGTSQEVKDLGGRFVTDHTQLDQKVQSVASSGALTLPNKVTSEQQAVINQLQNVNGADFDTQWITAQLTAHTQAMQLVQAELTQGSDPSAKQVAQQAAPVLQAHHNALVAAAQSLGVPIPGGTTVAPSPGVSSGSPTRSGTPVTPGPTIS, from the coding sequence ATGTTGGTCGTCAAACGGTTGGGTGTGCTCGTCTCGATGGTGGTGCTCGGCCTCGCGCCGGCCGGGGCCGCGTACAGCGCCGCCGCGCCGTCGGCGACGCCGTCCGCGACGCCGTCCACCGCGCTGTCGGCGCAGGACAGGCAGTTCCTGCAGTCGATGCACCAGGTGAATCTCGCGGAGATCGCGACCGGTAACCTGGCGAAGCAGAAGGGGACGAGCCAGGAGGTCAAGGATCTCGGCGGGCGGTTCGTGACGGACCACACGCAACTGGACCAGAAGGTGCAGAGCGTGGCCTCGTCGGGGGCGTTGACCCTGCCGAACAAGGTGACCAGTGAGCAGCAGGCGGTTATCAACCAGCTGCAGAACGTCAATGGCGCCGACTTCGACACCCAGTGGATCACCGCCCAGTTGACCGCCCACACCCAGGCCATGCAGTTGGTGCAGGCGGAGTTGACCCAGGGCTCCGACCCGTCGGCCAAGCAGGTGGCGCAGCAGGCGGCGCCGGTGCTCCAGGCGCATCACAACGCGTTGGTGGCGGCGGCCCAGAGCCTGGGCGTGCCGATCCCGGGTGGTACCACCGTGGCGCCCAGCCCGGGCGTCAGCTCCGGAAGCCCGACGCGGAGCGGGACGCCGGTGACGCCCGGACCGACAATCAGCTAG
- a CDS encoding cytochrome c oxidase assembly protein, with the protein MLHVDPGSASAVPPAPDVLAGGGAETTPFTISTIFTHATLNSWLAVGLVLAAGCYLYGVHRLRVRGHHWPPLRTVLFLGPGLGGIAAVTLTGLGAYDTTLLSVHMVQHMVLSMVAPIFLALGAPVTLALRTLGKAPRRRLLAVLHSRVVKVVTFPLFAYALFVVNPFVLYFSGIYRWTLENPLGHELVHAHFILTGCLFFWPLVGLDPLPGRWPYPARALLMVLSVPFHTVLGLTVMQSTTLFGGDWYPSLALGWADPWSDQKAAGGILWAGGEFVSVTMLGVLVVQWVRQSEREARRVDRELDRQEARERAAGTSV; encoded by the coding sequence GTGCTGCACGTCGATCCCGGTTCCGCGTCCGCCGTGCCCCCGGCCCCGGACGTCCTCGCCGGTGGGGGCGCCGAGACGACGCCGTTCACCATCTCCACCATCTTCACCCACGCCACGCTGAACAGCTGGCTCGCCGTCGGGCTGGTGCTCGCCGCCGGGTGCTACCTCTACGGGGTGCACCGGCTGCGGGTCCGGGGCCACCACTGGCCGCCGCTGCGTACCGTGCTGTTCCTCGGGCCCGGTCTCGGTGGCATCGCCGCGGTGACCCTGACCGGGCTGGGCGCGTACGACACCACGCTGCTCTCGGTGCACATGGTGCAGCACATGGTGCTGTCCATGGTCGCGCCGATCTTCCTGGCCCTGGGTGCCCCGGTCACGCTGGCGCTGCGGACCCTCGGCAAGGCGCCTCGGCGGCGGTTGCTCGCAGTACTGCACAGCCGGGTGGTGAAGGTGGTCACCTTTCCGCTCTTCGCGTACGCGCTCTTCGTGGTCAACCCGTTCGTGTTGTATTTCTCCGGGATCTACCGCTGGACCCTGGAGAACCCGCTCGGCCACGAGCTGGTGCACGCGCACTTCATCCTCACCGGCTGCCTGTTCTTCTGGCCGCTGGTCGGGCTCGACCCGCTGCCGGGGCGCTGGCCGTACCCGGCCCGGGCCCTGCTGATGGTGCTCTCCGTGCCGTTCCACACCGTGCTCGGACTCACCGTCATGCAGAGCACCACGCTGTTCGGCGGCGACTGGTACCCGTCCCTGGCGCTGGGCTGGGCCGATCCGTGGAGCGACCAGAAGGCCGCGGGCGGCATCCTATGGGCCGGCGGAGAGTTCGTCAGCGTCACCATGCTGGGCGTACTGGTGGTCCAGTGGGTACGCCAGTCCGAGCGGGAGGCCCGCCGGGTGGACCGCGAGCTGGACCGTCAGGAGGCCCGGGAACGTGCCGCCGGTACCTCGGTGTAA
- the ctaE gene encoding aa3-type cytochrome oxidase subunit III, with product MTAASAIDKSRIHSLTRPNMVSVGTIVWLSSELMFFAALFAMYFSIRAAAPEQWEKHTEVLQIPYATTFTVILVLSSVTCQLGVFAAERGDVHALRRWFTITFVMGLVFVLGQLNEYRNLVHEGVKINADGYGSVFYLTTGFHALHVTGGLIAFIIFMIRTTMGRFTPAQATSAIVVSYYWHFVDVVWIALYGMIYWLQ from the coding sequence GTGACTGCGGCCTCAGCCATTGACAAGAGCCGGATCCACTCGCTGACCCGACCCAACATGGTCAGCGTCGGGACGATCGTGTGGCTCTCGAGCGAACTCATGTTCTTCGCGGCGTTGTTCGCGATGTACTTCTCCATCCGGGCGGCAGCGCCCGAACAGTGGGAGAAGCACACCGAGGTGCTCCAAATCCCGTACGCGACGACGTTCACGGTGATCCTGGTGCTGTCGTCGGTGACCTGCCAGCTCGGCGTGTTCGCCGCGGAGCGGGGGGACGTACACGCGCTGCGTCGCTGGTTCACCATCACGTTCGTGATGGGCCTGGTCTTCGTGCTCGGGCAGCTCAACGAGTACCGCAACCTGGTGCACGAGGGCGTGAAGATCAACGCTGACGGTTACGGCTCGGTGTTCTACCTGACCACCGGCTTCCACGCGTTGCACGTGACCGGCGGTCTCATCGCCTTCATCATCTTCATGATCCGGACAACCATGGGCCGGTTCACCCCCGCACAGGCCACCTCGGCGATCGTCGTGTCGTACTACTGGCACTTCGTCGATGTGGTCTGGATCGCCCTGTACGGCATGATCTACTGGCTTCAGTGA
- a CDS encoding NYN domain-containing protein, which translates to MPLPVHPDAGPDDAGFNDAGSNGAGPDDAASEHPGSADAGSDDPASEHPGSDEAGSDDPASEHPGSDEAGSDDRGSGEPVDREPEPTLPEPVRQRIVSLAAAALPTLPGDELPAPLRRVAKFAPNRRARLGGAPIATQLAADPLFRQRVASRVLTEAGELGSAVVSGGSPAAADPVEVAALAYLTRPAGWRALVENAGAVVRAEVDSAVVAELVREAEQRATRAEHDRAVAKVEADKLRDEVARLREELGQLREESRVLGRSLRETQARERRAAELLATEKGRAGRAAADHEAELRRVRARLAEAEATAGAVRQTAKEARSVDDARLWLLLETIGRAAVGLRRELALDPADRLPADYVADAFAERPATANSARALDADDPVRLDELLALPRAHLVVDGYNVTKRGFGDMSLEQQRKRLITGLGGIAAQTGAEVTVVFDGAERMHGLPPAPRGVRVLFSRKGETADDLIRRLVRAEPPGRPIVVVSSDREVADGVRRHGAYPLGADSLLRRLARS; encoded by the coding sequence CTGCCCCTGCCGGTCCATCCTGACGCCGGTCCCGACGACGCCGGCTTCAACGACGCCGGCTCCAACGGTGCCGGTCCCGATGATGCCGCTTCCGAGCACCCCGGTTCTGCCGACGCCGGCTCCGATGATCCCGCTTCCGAGCACCCGGGTTCCGACGAGGCCGGTTCCGATGATCCCGCTTCCGAGCACCCGGGTTCCGACGAGGCCGGTTCCGATGATCGCGGTTCCGGCGAGCCCGTTGATCGCGAGCCGGAGCCGACGCTGCCCGAACCGGTACGGCAGCGGATCGTCAGCCTCGCCGCCGCCGCGTTGCCGACGCTGCCCGGCGACGAACTGCCGGCGCCGCTGCGCCGGGTCGCCAAGTTCGCGCCCAACCGGCGGGCCCGGCTCGGCGGGGCGCCGATCGCGACCCAGCTCGCGGCCGACCCGCTGTTCCGGCAGCGGGTGGCCAGTCGGGTGCTGACGGAGGCCGGCGAACTCGGCTCGGCGGTCGTCTCCGGCGGCAGCCCCGCCGCCGCCGATCCGGTGGAGGTCGCGGCCCTGGCCTACCTCACCCGCCCGGCGGGCTGGCGCGCACTGGTCGAGAACGCCGGTGCGGTGGTCCGGGCCGAGGTCGACAGCGCGGTCGTCGCCGAACTGGTCCGCGAGGCCGAACAGCGTGCCACCCGGGCCGAGCACGACCGCGCGGTGGCCAAGGTGGAGGCCGACAAGCTGCGGGACGAGGTGGCCCGGCTCCGGGAGGAACTCGGTCAGTTGCGCGAGGAGAGCCGGGTGCTGGGCCGGTCGCTGCGGGAAACCCAGGCCCGGGAGCGCCGGGCGGCCGAACTGCTGGCGACCGAGAAGGGCCGGGCCGGTCGGGCGGCGGCCGACCACGAGGCGGAACTGCGTCGGGTACGGGCCCGGCTGGCCGAGGCCGAGGCGACCGCCGGTGCTGTCCGACAGACCGCCAAGGAGGCGCGCTCGGTCGACGACGCCCGGCTGTGGCTGCTGCTGGAGACGATCGGTCGGGCGGCCGTGGGGCTCCGCCGGGAGCTGGCCCTGGACCCGGCCGACCGGCTTCCGGCCGACTACGTCGCCGACGCCTTCGCCGAGCGCCCGGCCACCGCGAACTCGGCGCGCGCCCTGGACGCCGACGACCCGGTCCGGCTCGACGAGCTGTTGGCGCTGCCCCGGGCACATCTCGTGGTGGACGGCTACAACGTCACGAAGCGTGGCTTCGGCGACATGTCCCTGGAGCAGCAGCGCAAGCGGCTGATCACCGGGCTGGGCGGTATCGCGGCGCAGACGGGTGCCGAGGTCACCGTCGTCTTCGACGGGGCCGAGCGGATGCACGGCCTGCCACCGGCGCCGCGCGGCGTACGGGTGCTCTTCTCCCGCAAGGGGGAGACGGCCGACGACCTGATCCGACGGCTCGTCCGGGCCGAGCCGCCCGGGCGCCCGATCGTGGTCGTCTCGTCGGACCGCGAGGTCGCCGACGGGGTACGCCGGCACGGCGCCTACCCACTCGGCGCAGACTCGCTGCTCCGCCGCCTCGCCCGCTCCTGA
- a CDS encoding nucleotidyltransferase family protein has translation MTPAATASPTPPNGGPPPSRGPTPPSGDPAPRGGPAPRGGPGTGRAGVCVVVLAAGEGRRLRPLTEHLPKALCPVGNVPLLDRVLGRVAALGFAGPATVAVNACYLGDQVVRHVGDRAWLSVEPGDPLGTAGGLANLRGWIDGRAVLVGNADAYLADPATSPGPDIAALLAGWDGRTVRLLGQPATDPARPGEFGSHRFTGFSLLPWSRIRDLPDGPADLTRTVWRPAEAAGELEMIDFSGTYLDTGTPADYLAANLHAAAGESLVDPTAEVSGEHRNAVIGAGAVVRGTVERCVVWPGGVVRPQERLTDVIRVGDSITVPALAGSAPAR, from the coding sequence ATGACTCCGGCCGCCACCGCCTCGCCGACCCCGCCGAACGGTGGCCCGCCCCCGAGCCGTGGCCCGACCCCGCCGAGCGGTGACCCGGCCCCGCGCGGTGGCCCGGCCCCGCGCGGTGGCCCGGGTACGGGGCGGGCCGGCGTCTGTGTCGTCGTACTGGCCGCCGGTGAGGGTCGCCGGCTGCGCCCGCTCACCGAGCACCTGCCGAAGGCGCTCTGTCCGGTCGGGAACGTACCGCTGCTGGACCGGGTACTCGGCCGGGTGGCGGCGCTCGGCTTCGCCGGTCCGGCCACCGTGGCCGTGAACGCCTGCTACCTGGGCGACCAGGTGGTCCGGCACGTGGGTGACCGGGCGTGGCTCTCGGTCGAGCCCGGCGACCCGCTCGGCACGGCCGGTGGGCTGGCGAACCTGCGCGGCTGGATCGACGGCCGAGCCGTACTGGTCGGCAACGCGGACGCCTATCTGGCCGATCCCGCCACGTCACCGGGCCCGGACATCGCCGCACTGCTCGCCGGTTGGGACGGCCGGACCGTACGGCTGCTGGGTCAGCCGGCCACCGATCCGGCCCGGCCCGGCGAGTTCGGCAGCCACCGGTTCACCGGGTTCTCGCTGTTGCCGTGGTCCCGGATCCGGGACCTGCCGGACGGGCCGGCGGATCTGACCCGCACCGTCTGGCGGCCCGCGGAGGCGGCCGGCGAGCTGGAGATGATCGACTTCTCCGGGACGTACCTCGACACCGGCACCCCGGCCGACTACCTGGCGGCGAACCTGCACGCGGCTGCCGGCGAGAGCCTGGTCGACCCGACCGCCGAGGTGAGCGGCGAGCACCGGAACGCGGTGATCGGTGCGGGCGCCGTCGTGCGGGGTACGGTCGAACGCTGCGTGGTCTGGCCCGGCGGCGTCGTACGCCCGCAGGAGCGGCTGACCGACGTGATACGCGTCGGCGACAGCATCACCGTTCCGGCGCTGGCCGGATCCGCACCGGCCCGGTAG
- the trpD gene encoding anthranilate phosphoribosyltransferase: MGERTWPNLLAALLRAEELSTADTAWAMGEIMSGSATSAQIAGFAMALRAKGETPAELAGLVEAMLGQATLVDLPPALRAGAIDVVGTGGDRAHTVNISTMTAMVVAGAGVRVVKHGNRASSSSCGAADLLEFLGVPLDLGPVGVARCVTEVGIGFCFAARFHPGMRHAAVARREIGVPTAFNFLGPLTNPARPGAGAVGCFDTRMAGVVAEVFARRGDSVLVMRGEDGLDEFSTAAPTRLWIAHQGKVTETVADAADLGVARSAPGDLRGGDAAFNADVTHRLLAGESGPVRDAVLVNAAAALAAQAGFAGDLLSAMRAGLRRAAEAIDSGAAAGTLERWIGVAKAAKVAE; this comes from the coding sequence ATGGGGGAACGGACCTGGCCCAACCTGCTCGCCGCGCTGTTGCGCGCCGAGGAGTTGTCCACCGCCGACACGGCGTGGGCGATGGGGGAGATCATGTCGGGGTCCGCGACCTCGGCCCAGATCGCCGGCTTCGCCATGGCCCTGCGGGCCAAGGGGGAGACCCCGGCGGAACTCGCCGGGCTGGTCGAGGCGATGCTCGGCCAGGCGACCCTGGTCGATCTGCCGCCCGCCCTGCGGGCCGGGGCGATCGACGTCGTCGGCACCGGCGGAGACCGGGCGCACACGGTCAACATCTCCACGATGACCGCGATGGTGGTGGCCGGAGCCGGCGTACGCGTCGTCAAGCACGGCAACCGGGCGTCCTCGTCCTCGTGCGGCGCCGCCGACCTGCTCGAATTCCTCGGTGTTCCGCTCGACCTCGGTCCGGTCGGGGTGGCCCGATGCGTTACCGAGGTGGGGATCGGGTTCTGCTTCGCCGCCCGGTTCCATCCCGGGATGCGGCACGCCGCGGTGGCCCGGCGGGAGATCGGGGTGCCGACCGCGTTCAACTTCCTCGGTCCGCTGACCAATCCGGCCCGCCCCGGTGCGGGCGCCGTCGGCTGCTTCGACACCCGGATGGCGGGGGTGGTGGCCGAGGTGTTCGCCCGACGCGGCGACTCGGTGCTGGTGATGCGGGGCGAGGACGGGCTCGACGAGTTCAGCACCGCCGCGCCGACCCGGCTGTGGATCGCCCACCAGGGAAAGGTCACCGAGACGGTGGCCGACGCGGCCGACCTCGGGGTGGCCCGGTCGGCACCCGGCGACCTGCGCGGTGGCGACGCCGCCTTCAACGCCGACGTGACCCACCGGCTGCTCGCCGGCGAGTCCGGCCCGGTCCGGGACGCCGTCCTGGTCAACGCGGCGGCGGCGTTGGCGGCCCAGGCGGGATTCGCGGGCGACCTGCTGTCGGCGATGCGGGCCGGCCTGCGGCGGGCGGCGGAGGCGATCGACTCCGGTGCCGCCGCCGGGACCCTGGAGCGCTGGATCGGCGTGGCCAAGGCCGCCAAGGTCGCCGAGTAG
- a CDS encoding DEDD exonuclease domain-containing protein yields MVQPKYVQGTLDGLPAGESLPDGWPTDALALSQTTFVVLDLETTGGAPDGGGITEVGAVKVRGGEELGVLATLVNPGEPIPPFITVLTGITQAMLLPAPPIEQVLPSVLEFLHGAVLVAHNAPYDVGFLKAACARHGYTWPNPRVLDTAALARRVLTRDEVPNRKLGTLAAYFRTPHQPSHRALDDAKATVDVLHGLIARLGGHRVETLGDAIEFARAVTPTQRRKRHLAEGLPRVPGVYIFRAADDRPLYVGTSGDIATRVRSYFTASEKRARISEMLAAAERVEAVECAHTLEAEVRELRLIGAHAPPYNRRSKFPERVVWLKLTSEPYPRLSVVRALGPDDEAYLGPFSSRRAAELAAAGMHDAVPLRQCTPRLSVRTTSLACALAELGRCPAPCEHRISVSEYERQAVTPVRTAMVDDPQVLVDALLARIEALAGAERYEEAGVVRGRLVAVLRATVRMQRLMGLTRIEELAAARRAADGGWEIAVIRRGRLAGAGTAPPGVPPRPVLDLVRATAETVLPGHGPVPSASAEESERILSWLERPDTRLVETSDGWASPARGAARFRDLLERAEAAASRTTPDRTHISK; encoded by the coding sequence GTGGTCCAACCTAAATATGTCCAGGGCACGCTGGACGGCCTTCCGGCCGGCGAGTCCCTGCCGGACGGCTGGCCGACCGACGCGCTGGCGCTGAGTCAGACCACCTTCGTGGTGCTCGACCTGGAGACCACCGGAGGCGCTCCGGACGGCGGCGGGATCACCGAGGTCGGCGCGGTCAAGGTACGCGGTGGCGAGGAGCTGGGGGTGCTGGCCACTCTGGTCAACCCCGGCGAGCCGATCCCACCGTTCATCACGGTGCTGACCGGGATCACCCAGGCGATGCTGCTTCCGGCGCCACCGATCGAGCAGGTGCTGCCGAGCGTCCTGGAGTTCCTGCACGGCGCCGTACTGGTCGCGCACAACGCCCCGTACGACGTCGGGTTCCTCAAGGCGGCCTGTGCGCGGCACGGCTACACCTGGCCGAACCCCCGGGTGCTGGACACCGCCGCGCTGGCCCGCCGGGTGCTCACCCGCGACGAGGTGCCGAACCGCAAGCTCGGCACCCTGGCGGCCTACTTCCGTACCCCGCACCAGCCGAGCCACCGGGCGCTGGACGACGCCAAGGCGACCGTCGACGTCCTGCACGGGTTGATCGCCCGGCTGGGCGGGCACCGGGTGGAGACGCTGGGCGACGCCATCGAGTTCGCCCGGGCGGTCACCCCGACCCAGCGGCGTAAGCGGCACCTCGCCGAGGGGCTGCCCCGGGTGCCCGGGGTCTACATCTTCCGGGCCGCCGACGACCGGCCGCTCTACGTCGGCACGTCCGGCGACATCGCCACCCGGGTACGCAGCTACTTCACCGCCTCGGAGAAGCGGGCCCGGATCTCCGAGATGCTGGCCGCCGCCGAGCGGGTGGAGGCGGTGGAGTGCGCGCACACCCTGGAGGCCGAGGTACGGGAGCTGCGGCTGATCGGGGCGCACGCTCCGCCGTACAACCGGCGGTCCAAGTTTCCGGAGCGGGTGGTGTGGCTGAAGCTGACCTCGGAGCCGTATCCACGGTTGTCGGTGGTCCGAGCGCTCGGGCCGGACGACGAGGCGTACCTGGGGCCGTTCAGCTCCCGACGGGCGGCGGAACTCGCCGCGGCCGGCATGCACGACGCGGTGCCGCTGCGCCAGTGCACGCCCCGGCTCTCGGTCCGGACCACCAGCCTGGCCTGCGCGCTGGCCGAGCTGGGCCGCTGCCCGGCACCCTGCGAGCACCGGATCTCGGTCTCCGAGTACGAACGCCAGGCGGTCACCCCGGTCCGGACCGCCATGGTGGACGATCCGCAGGTACTGGTCGATGCGTTGCTGGCCCGGATCGAGGCGCTGGCCGGCGCGGAGCGGTACGAGGAGGCGGGGGTGGTCCGAGGCCGGCTGGTGGCGGTGCTCCGGGCCACCGTACGGATGCAGCGACTGATGGGGCTGACCCGGATCGAGGAGTTGGCCGCCGCCCGACGGGCCGCCGACGGTGGTTGGGAGATCGCGGTCATCCGACGTGGCAGGCTCGCCGGGGCCGGCACCGCCCCGCCCGGCGTACCGCCCCGCCCGGTCCTCGACCTGGTCCGGGCCACCGCCGAAACGGTGCTGCCCGGCCACGGTCCGGTCCCAAGCGCCTCGGCCGAGGAGTCCGAACGCATCCTGTCCTGGTTGGAGCGGCCCGACACGCGGTTGGTCGAGACTTCCGACGGTTGGGCCTCCCCGGCCAGGGGTGCCGCCCGGTTCCGTGACCTGCTGGAGCGGGCCGAGGCGGCGGCGTCGAGGACAACTCCCGACCGAACGCACATAAGCAAGTGA